In Helianthus annuus cultivar XRQ/B chromosome 8, HanXRQr2.0-SUNRISE, whole genome shotgun sequence, a single genomic region encodes these proteins:
- the LOC110872437 gene encoding protein FLOWERING LOCUS D isoform X1: MNPPNDNQQQQILPNIHNPLQFTIVLPHSDTTTNPNPNPNSPPSNPSNVNHLLSLGIPRKQRRGRPSSTQVYNLPNSFNNFQKNPNARSNQSAPLDVSDEIIVINKEATSEALIALTAGFPADVLTEEEIDAGVVSVVGGIEQVNYILIRNHIITKWRENVLNWVTKEMFLDVVPSHCVKLLDSAYKYLVSHGYINFGVAPNVKDRIFSEGGGKLSVVVVGAGLSGLAAARQLMSFGYKVTVLEGRKRPGGRVYTKKMEGGNRVAAADLGGSVLTGTHGNPLGILARQLSYPLHKIRDKCPLYRLDGKLVDAGVDAKVEVAFNQLLDKASQLRQLMGEVSQDVSLGAALETFWQVDGSPANPEEMSLFNWHLANLEYANAGLLSRLSLAFWDQDDPYDMGGDHCFLQGGNGRLVQALAENVSIQYEKTVNAIRYGSDGVQVVVNGGQVFEGDVALCTVPLGVLKSGSIKFTPELPQRKLDGIKRLGFGLLNKVAMLFPHLFWGTDLDMFGHLSEDPSRRGEFFLFYSYATVAGGPVLMALVAGEAAHSFESMPPTDAVTRILQILRGIYEPQGIEVPEPIQTVCTRWGSDPFSLGSYSNVAVGSSGDDYDILAESVGDGRLFFAGEATTRRYPATMHGAFLSGLREAANIAHYATNRASQAKVEKKSSKNSHSCATLLADLFREPDLEFGSFSVIYTKKNADDKSMAVLRVVFSGPVKKAQEGSGSRPDQQHSNNLLFQQLQSHFNQQQELHVYTLLSREQVFELREVKGGDEMRLNYLCEKLGVKLVGRKGLGPAADDVISSIKAERSKRKPALTSSTPKSGTLKPKSVMKQKLVRKAKILRSNNSPFSSVNKEMVVKADGSNESSSTPQLNHNVEVKVGSSSFAFNGSPGGGGPVKLVVNGGNDSVPSVSMGPGLITDANCSPSLSVGSGVISDNMQGVSAHDGDLVPTSNAKLDGEMQ, encoded by the exons ATGAATCCCCCAAACGATAACCAACAACAACAAATCCTCCCTAACATCCACAACCCCTTACAATTCACCATCGTTCTCCCCCACTCCGACACCAccacaaaccctaaccctaaccctaattccCCCCCTTCAAACCCTAGCAATGTCAACCACTTACTCTCCCTCGGCATCCCCCGTAAACAACGTCGCGGCAGACCCTCTTCTACTCAGGTATACAATCTCCCCAATTCATTCAACAATTTTCAAAAAAACCCTAACGCTAGATCTAACCAATCTGCACCCTTAGATGTATCCGATGAGATTATAGTAATCAATAAAGAAGCAACTTCAGAAGCGTTAATCGCTTTAACTGCTGGTTTCCCAGCTGATGTTCTTACAGAAGAAGAAATTGATGCAGGGGTTGTTTCAGTTGTTGGTGGGATTGAACAGGTGAATTATATACTAATTAGGAATCATATTATTACTAAATGGCGGGAAAATGTGTTGAATTGGGTTACTAAAGAGATGTTTCTTGATGTTGTGCCTTCACATTGTGTTAAGTTGTTGGATTCTGCCTATAAGTATTTGGTTTCGCACGGGTATATTAATTTCGGTGTTGCCCCGAATGTTAAAGATAGGATTTTTAGTGAAGGGGGTGGGAAGTTGagtgtggttgtggttggggcgGGGTTGTCGGGTTTGGCGGCTGCGCGGCAGTTGATGTCGTTTGGGTATAAGGTTACGGTTTTGGAAGGGAGGAAACGGCCGGGTGGTCGGGTTTATACGAAGAAAATGGAAGGGGGAAATCGGGTTGCGGCTGCGGATTTGGGTGGGAGTGTGTTGACGGGTACGCATGGGAACCCGCTTGGGATTTTGGCGCGGCAGCTTTCGTATCCGTTGCATAAGATACGGGACAAGTGCCCGCTTTATCGGTTGGATGGGAAGTTGGTTGATGCAGGGGTTGATGCGAAAGTCGAGGTTGCGTTTAACCAGTTGTTGGATAAGGCGAGTCAGTTGAGACAGTTGATGGGTGAAGTTTCGCAGGATGTTTCTCTCGGTGCGGCTTTAGAGACTTTTTGGCAGGTAGATGGTTCACCAGCGAATCCGGAGGAAATGAGTTTGTTTAACTGGCATCTTGCGAATCTTGAGTATGCTAACGCGGGTTTACTCTCGAGACTTTCGTTAGCGTTTTGGGATCAAGATGACCCGTATGATATGGGTGGTGACCATTGTTTTCTGCAAGGTGGCAATGGACGGTTGGTTCAGGCTTTAGCCGAAAATGTTTCGATTCAATACGAGAAAACGGTTAATGCAATTCGTTATGGTAGCGATGGGGTGCAGGTGGTGGTTAACGGTGGTCAGGTTTTCGAAGGTGACGTTGCTTTATGCACGGTCCCACTAGGGGTTTTAAAGAGCGGTTCGATTAAATTCACTCCCGAGTTACCTCAACGAAAGCTTGACGGAATTAAACGGTTAGGGTTCGGGTTGCTAAATAAAGTCGCTATGCTTTTTCCGCATTTGTTTTGGGGGACCGATCTCGATATGTTCGGGCATTTATCGGAAGATCCTAGCCGTCGGGGTGAGTTCTTTTTGTTTTACAGCTACGCAACCGTAGCCGGTGGTCCGGTTCTTATGGCGTTAGTGGCAGGAGAAGCTGCGCATTCTTTCGAAAGCATGCCACCCACTGATGCGGTTACACGCATTCTTCAAATTCTTCGCGGTATATACGAACCTCAAGGGATCGAGGTCCCTGAGCCAATACAAACCGTGTGCACACGATGGGGATCTGATCCCTTCAGTTTAGGCTCATACTCAAACGTAGCGGTGGGCTCATCAGGGGACGATTACGATATTTTAGCAGAAAGCGTAGGAGACGGAAGACTGTTCTTTGCAGGTGAAGCCACCACACGGCGGTATCCCGCTACCATGCACGGAGCTTTTCTTAGCGGCTTACGGGAAGCCGCCAACATTGCTCATTATGCCACTAATCGGGCCTCACAGGCCAAAGTCGAAAAAAAATCATCGAAAAACTCACACTCTTGCGCCACACTTCTCGCTGATTTGTTCCGAGAGCCTGATTTGGAGTTTGGAAGTTTTTCGGTTATTTACACTAAGAAAAACGCGGATGATAAATCAATGGCGGTTTTACGCGTTGTGTTTAGTGGACCTGTAAAGAAGGCTCAAGAAGGTTCTGGTTCCAGACCGGATCAACAACATTCTAATAACTTGTTGTTTCAACAGCTTCAGTCTCATTTTAATCAACAACAGGAACTCCACGTGTACACGTTGTTATCGAGAGAACAAGTGTTTGAATTACGAGAAGTCAAAGGAGGTGATGAAATGAGGTTGAATTATCTTTGTGAAAAACTTGGAGTAAAACTGGTTGGAAGAAAAGGACTGGGACCCGCTGCTGATGACGTCATTTCTTCGATCAAGGCCGAGAGAAGCAAGCGCAAGCCTGCGTTGACTTCATCGACTCCTAAATCTG GAACATTGAAGCCAAAATCAGTCATGAAGCAAAAGTTGGTTAG AAAGGCTAAGATATTGCGCAGCAACAATAGTCCGTTTTCTTCTGTTAATAAAGAAATGGTAGTTAAAGCAGATGGCAGTAACGAATCGTCAAGTACCCCTCAGTTGAACCACAATGTAGAAGTGAAAGTCGGTAGCAGTAGTTTCGCCTTTAATGGGTCTCCAGGTGGCGGTGGACCGGTCAAATTAGTGGTCAATGGCGGCAATGACTCTGTGCCAAGTGTAAGTATGGGTCCTGGTTTAATAACCGACGCTAACTGCTCACCAAGTTTGAGTGTAGGTTCTGGAGTCATTAGTGATAATATGCAAGGGGTCAGTGCACATGATGGTGATCTGGTGCCTACTTCAAATGCTAAATTGGATGGTGAAATGCAATAG
- the LOC110872437 gene encoding protein FLOWERING LOCUS D isoform X2 → MFLDVVPSHCVKLLDSAYKYLVSHGYINFGVAPNVKDRIFSEGGGKLSVVVVGAGLSGLAAARQLMSFGYKVTVLEGRKRPGGRVYTKKMEGGNRVAAADLGGSVLTGTHGNPLGILARQLSYPLHKIRDKCPLYRLDGKLVDAGVDAKVEVAFNQLLDKASQLRQLMGEVSQDVSLGAALETFWQVDGSPANPEEMSLFNWHLANLEYANAGLLSRLSLAFWDQDDPYDMGGDHCFLQGGNGRLVQALAENVSIQYEKTVNAIRYGSDGVQVVVNGGQVFEGDVALCTVPLGVLKSGSIKFTPELPQRKLDGIKRLGFGLLNKVAMLFPHLFWGTDLDMFGHLSEDPSRRGEFFLFYSYATVAGGPVLMALVAGEAAHSFESMPPTDAVTRILQILRGIYEPQGIEVPEPIQTVCTRWGSDPFSLGSYSNVAVGSSGDDYDILAESVGDGRLFFAGEATTRRYPATMHGAFLSGLREAANIAHYATNRASQAKVEKKSSKNSHSCATLLADLFREPDLEFGSFSVIYTKKNADDKSMAVLRVVFSGPVKKAQEGSGSRPDQQHSNNLLFQQLQSHFNQQQELHVYTLLSREQVFELREVKGGDEMRLNYLCEKLGVKLVGRKGLGPAADDVISSIKAERSKRKPALTSSTPKSGTLKPKSVMKQKLVRKAKILRSNNSPFSSVNKEMVVKADGSNESSSTPQLNHNVEVKVGSSSFAFNGSPGGGGPVKLVVNGGNDSVPSVSMGPGLITDANCSPSLSVGSGVISDNMQGVSAHDGDLVPTSNAKLDGEMQ, encoded by the exons ATGTTTCTTGATGTTGTGCCTTCACATTGTGTTAAGTTGTTGGATTCTGCCTATAAGTATTTGGTTTCGCACGGGTATATTAATTTCGGTGTTGCCCCGAATGTTAAAGATAGGATTTTTAGTGAAGGGGGTGGGAAGTTGagtgtggttgtggttggggcgGGGTTGTCGGGTTTGGCGGCTGCGCGGCAGTTGATGTCGTTTGGGTATAAGGTTACGGTTTTGGAAGGGAGGAAACGGCCGGGTGGTCGGGTTTATACGAAGAAAATGGAAGGGGGAAATCGGGTTGCGGCTGCGGATTTGGGTGGGAGTGTGTTGACGGGTACGCATGGGAACCCGCTTGGGATTTTGGCGCGGCAGCTTTCGTATCCGTTGCATAAGATACGGGACAAGTGCCCGCTTTATCGGTTGGATGGGAAGTTGGTTGATGCAGGGGTTGATGCGAAAGTCGAGGTTGCGTTTAACCAGTTGTTGGATAAGGCGAGTCAGTTGAGACAGTTGATGGGTGAAGTTTCGCAGGATGTTTCTCTCGGTGCGGCTTTAGAGACTTTTTGGCAGGTAGATGGTTCACCAGCGAATCCGGAGGAAATGAGTTTGTTTAACTGGCATCTTGCGAATCTTGAGTATGCTAACGCGGGTTTACTCTCGAGACTTTCGTTAGCGTTTTGGGATCAAGATGACCCGTATGATATGGGTGGTGACCATTGTTTTCTGCAAGGTGGCAATGGACGGTTGGTTCAGGCTTTAGCCGAAAATGTTTCGATTCAATACGAGAAAACGGTTAATGCAATTCGTTATGGTAGCGATGGGGTGCAGGTGGTGGTTAACGGTGGTCAGGTTTTCGAAGGTGACGTTGCTTTATGCACGGTCCCACTAGGGGTTTTAAAGAGCGGTTCGATTAAATTCACTCCCGAGTTACCTCAACGAAAGCTTGACGGAATTAAACGGTTAGGGTTCGGGTTGCTAAATAAAGTCGCTATGCTTTTTCCGCATTTGTTTTGGGGGACCGATCTCGATATGTTCGGGCATTTATCGGAAGATCCTAGCCGTCGGGGTGAGTTCTTTTTGTTTTACAGCTACGCAACCGTAGCCGGTGGTCCGGTTCTTATGGCGTTAGTGGCAGGAGAAGCTGCGCATTCTTTCGAAAGCATGCCACCCACTGATGCGGTTACACGCATTCTTCAAATTCTTCGCGGTATATACGAACCTCAAGGGATCGAGGTCCCTGAGCCAATACAAACCGTGTGCACACGATGGGGATCTGATCCCTTCAGTTTAGGCTCATACTCAAACGTAGCGGTGGGCTCATCAGGGGACGATTACGATATTTTAGCAGAAAGCGTAGGAGACGGAAGACTGTTCTTTGCAGGTGAAGCCACCACACGGCGGTATCCCGCTACCATGCACGGAGCTTTTCTTAGCGGCTTACGGGAAGCCGCCAACATTGCTCATTATGCCACTAATCGGGCCTCACAGGCCAAAGTCGAAAAAAAATCATCGAAAAACTCACACTCTTGCGCCACACTTCTCGCTGATTTGTTCCGAGAGCCTGATTTGGAGTTTGGAAGTTTTTCGGTTATTTACACTAAGAAAAACGCGGATGATAAATCAATGGCGGTTTTACGCGTTGTGTTTAGTGGACCTGTAAAGAAGGCTCAAGAAGGTTCTGGTTCCAGACCGGATCAACAACATTCTAATAACTTGTTGTTTCAACAGCTTCAGTCTCATTTTAATCAACAACAGGAACTCCACGTGTACACGTTGTTATCGAGAGAACAAGTGTTTGAATTACGAGAAGTCAAAGGAGGTGATGAAATGAGGTTGAATTATCTTTGTGAAAAACTTGGAGTAAAACTGGTTGGAAGAAAAGGACTGGGACCCGCTGCTGATGACGTCATTTCTTCGATCAAGGCCGAGAGAAGCAAGCGCAAGCCTGCGTTGACTTCATCGACTCCTAAATCTG GAACATTGAAGCCAAAATCAGTCATGAAGCAAAAGTTGGTTAG AAAGGCTAAGATATTGCGCAGCAACAATAGTCCGTTTTCTTCTGTTAATAAAGAAATGGTAGTTAAAGCAGATGGCAGTAACGAATCGTCAAGTACCCCTCAGTTGAACCACAATGTAGAAGTGAAAGTCGGTAGCAGTAGTTTCGCCTTTAATGGGTCTCCAGGTGGCGGTGGACCGGTCAAATTAGTGGTCAATGGCGGCAATGACTCTGTGCCAAGTGTAAGTATGGGTCCTGGTTTAATAACCGACGCTAACTGCTCACCAAGTTTGAGTGTAGGTTCTGGAGTCATTAGTGATAATATGCAAGGGGTCAGTGCACATGATGGTGATCTGGTGCCTACTTCAAATGCTAAATTGGATGGTGAAATGCAATAG